The genomic region tcaaatctagtaggatgtccagtccataCTGGGAGAGCAACAAGGTGTTCCCTGGTTTCTTAATCATGTATGGGTGTGTTTAGGGCGTAACAGCATTttaaaaccaatgagaatgacatctgtcattccctttaacggcacAAAGCGCAATGTCAAAGAATGTAtctgtattttgacagtcaacagcgcatttgaaggaggctgcttgcaagaccgtatggaatagtcattccactaaaccatgctttactaaaacctagcatagccttcacgcatttgcactcgtctattatttgaactcattggcaaagtgaaaaaTAACTTCatcatggtgtcagtcaacgacaagacagttatatgcagtaagttactttcactgacaatgggttaccatcgaaaacataggctggaaaaagcaacacttaccctaatattgctcaaatgactgaataaaacagcatttaccctgcagaggagttgcttatatctcgtgacagtgcgtcttcagctgtgctccatacgtgtctctcgccctaatcacttttaaccgtcattgcaaatgatggtgaataactactcatcatgagatgtacagtatttcgtaatatctttattctaattatgtttcctattgtaatcatgtaatttgtaatgttttgcttagacgtgcgctggtgtgcgttcatagATGATaggtgcacctgccaatatgactgttgacaatgcgctcttaaaataacatataaacaacttgccatagacttctgaccaggtgtacaatagcgatttttagacaatgcgctaagccactccctaagttgttaattgccacaacGCTTGggtgcattgtttaaaaaataaacatgcaaaataaggaattaaactttgcaccgggtggaaaacgagttttacgccatgcgccagggtggAAAATACAGCCCTTACTCTTCTGAGAGTACCTCCTCTGCTTTATCTTAACCACTACCTTCTTCCCTATCTGCTCCCTCCCATGACTTTGTTTGAACTGTTTGAACTGTATATTCTGTGGGAGTAGTAGGCTACTTATTCCTGCACGAACAATATCCAGAAACACTTTACTTTAGGTTTATACATAAGAGTGAACATGAGTGAACATGAGTTTATACATATGACATGACACTGCcataaccctaacactaaccctaacttgtcagaAAACcgtgacaaaaaccgaatgacacttgacagaagcattatgtcataaacctttatgacttgtttataatgtttatgacacgtgaCAGtgccatgtcactcttatgtagataccttcaagtaaagtgtaacccaataTCCTAGTGGCACTGTACCTTTGTTGTACCTTGATTGTTGTAAGTCTCTTTGGATAAACACATCAGCTGTAAATGTATCTGTCAATATCACAAAAGTATCCCTATGCCTATACCTAAAAAGTATGTTAAAAGATAAAGGAACTCGTGTCACAATGCATAATAAATTATAGATTATCTGTGGAAAAGAACTTGATTAACACATTTTATAATAAAATGGCCTAATGCCAAAGTTCATCATATAAACCTTATATTTTTAATGCTACTTGGAAGGGTCCACAATTATCTGTCAAAACActacaaatataaaaacaacaacattaataTTTCAATAGATGTATCATCTAGTATGTGCtttgtttaaaatatttagATAGTATATTCTTAAAACACATTATTGTGAAATACTGTGATAATTTATGAGATCATATCTCTTATGTCAACAACACCAAAATTCTAATACTCTGTTAATCTATGCACTGTATACTGCATATGCACTAGCTTCTATATTCAAAAACCTGTTACACATGCACTGCAACATTTGATAATAGAAGGAACCACATTGCACAACAAACTGACATTGGACATAAACAATGATGCTCACTCCAAAGTGGACACACCCAGTTCACCATTTTATCTTCCCATCTAACGGCTGCAATTCCTGACAATTGTTTGGGGTTTACCCATAAGCTTTCTGCACAGGAGACCGTTTACAGGAAATCAGCTACATTAACTCCTCCTCTTAAAGTGTTTTTCCCTTCAGAGGCCAGAGGGGAATGGTGGGAGGAGACTGTTGGAATAGCATGGTGGTGCACAATGACTGTGCTTACATGGACGTAGGCATCCTGGTTTTAAGGCTTATCCCGATTTAGATTTTTTTACATGAACACAGAGAAATGATTAATATCCCTGTATACATCATAAATACTGGAAAAAATACAAGTATTACATGATACTACTGTACAAGGCTTATCTGGGGTTCTTAAATCAAGATATGATGTTTACATGCGCAAACACAAAAGATAGAAGATCCAGTATACTTCAAAATCCTGACCAGCATACTGAAGTGCATGTAAACGCAGTCATCGACTTTGATCCTGGTTATGAGGTTTATCCcagttttgatcatattcagaATATGCTGTTTACATGAACACAGAGAAACTTGGTTATCCCTGTATCCACAATAAATACTAATATTTCGGTTACCAACAAATGAGTTCTATGTATGTAGCCAACCGCTGCCCGGGATGAGGTGTAACTAGATTTCTGAATCCCAGTCATAACCGGGATACTGAAGTGCATGAAACACAGTCAGTGTTAGAGGAGGAACAGGGCAAACCAAGGATAGCACAGGCAAAAATTCTGAAATAGTATACTTAAAATAGAGGTCAGATTCCCAACAAATCAACAGTAAACTACTGATAACAGTTACGCTGAATAAGAGGAACCTGTTTAGCTACTTCTCTCAGTATGGCTTGTAACAGTGTAAATAACACTGGTATCTTCAAGGCTAAAATGCTATACTGGGGCTCTTCAGAAGGATCTATATGAGAAGTgaaaatgtttttggatgcaCTACTGTCACTGTGAATTTGACAAGTATATCCATTTTTGAGCATCTCTTACTGCAGACACATGAAAAACATTTCCCTTGACTATACTCATGAACAATACTCACTCTCAGCCTCCAGTTTTCTTTTGAAGCAGAATGGTAACACAACACAGAATGATATCAGAATCAGAATGAGCAGCAATCCAATCAGTAAAGAATGGCTCCTCTTTGACCTGACGGAGTCTGTGAAAGGAGATATAAACATGAGATATAGCATTCCAGCCCAGGTAGCTACCAGCATAACTGTGTAACAGCTTTTTGGAAACGTAAATAAAGGTTTTGAGCAGATGTCTCAGTTGTTAATCGCTTGTTCCAGTTTGTAAATAAAGGTGAGCTTAAACAGTTAAGGGAGTACTGAAGCGCTCTGTTCGCGTagtgtaaaaatagttttaattaGACTGGTCTAATTGTTTCAAACATACACGCCACTATCACGTCTgttgtagccagttccattgattataggtgaagttaattgttgcagcagacgctatgcgaacagaacgcttcagttaaGTGCCTAGCATAGCCTCCTTGTAAGAGATCAAAGGCACCTCTGAAATCCTTATCTAATCATGTCAGGTATTTGAGGCCTAATTGAAATATTAAGTTAATTCCTAACATACACAGCAATACAACAATGCTTTCCTTCATGAGAATATCTAATAGAGCTGTagtttctctcattctcacataTAATAATCAAATAATCACTGAGCAAATATTCTTGTTGGAGAATAACATGTAATAGTACATAGTTGTACTGGCTATACTGATTTGCTTCAATGAGTTAATCTTTTTCCCACCACTTTAATTGAATTAGCCTCAGTGCTACATATGAACAGAGTAGCTGAGGGAATCATTCACAGGATGAACATTCAAGGTCTAAAAAGCAAAATGAACATGAGGTTGACTTACCTGGGGGGGCAGAACAGGTGGCAGAGATGTTGAGAAAAGTTGTCTGGTTGCTAACTGGGTTTGCAGCCACACAGCTGTAGATACTGTCGTCATGGTGTTCAACCTCCAGAGGGATTCTGAGGGTCATGTTGAGATCAGGACTGCTGGTCTGGTTCAACATGTAATTTCCTCTGTACCAGGACAGGGTcacctctctcccattctccacACTGCATTCCACTGAacagtttgtttttagttttgttctgCTGTGGTAATGCTGTAGGACAGTCACCATGGGTTTACCTACATTACCTGTTCAGCACAAATACACAGAACATACAAAAATTATAGATAAAAGTGCCTCAATTGTTTTGACTATGGCCAAACAAGTATACGataaaatgataataaaaaatcTAAAGGGAAACATACAAAATCCTTCATTAAAAAATGTAGGTTGTAACATATGAGGAAAAATATAATCAAGGGTCACTGTATCGaataatgcaaagattttgcgCTCTGATCACTTTTGAAAGTATTTCATGGATTTTTGGCTGGTGATCACAAAAACAGTATACGAATGTTTAAATAATAtactatttttttaaaatatatattattttgtaGATTTTGTTATTCCCGAATATATTCAATTTAGTTTTATATTTCCCACAATGCAAGCTGTTTTTGTATAACCAAGTATGCTTTGTCACAACTTTTGGGTGTActctatttgaaatgtttcagGTAATGAAAATTTAGTGCAGAGATTTCaaatatacacaggagagatgttAAATTCCTAGTGCTATAGATGGGGGATTTCACACAGCATCGAATCAACAGCCATGTCAAAACAAAATCACTAATAAATCAACCTTAAAAAACAGAACCAACAGAACAGCATTCAAGAGaatttcactggggttatcaagcaggcacaTCCAGAAGGCTCAACTGTGGTGTCTGGCATCCCAGACTCATCCCCCTCTGCACTCATGATTATCTGCCAATAAATTGCAAGCACCTGTGGCGGGCATCgacaaataccaacaaactcTTCAGTCTATCCTTttcgttgctgtggccgttaTGATCCAGCAACatatacaaacaaaacacaacccCTTGATGAGGGCATCGACAAATACTGTACCAGATAATTATTTGGTCATTCTTTGACCCTCTGTTGCTGTGACCctttatgatccgatcagcaacataaccaCACAAACTACAAGTCCTTGATGCGGGCACCCAGAAATGCCAACAAATATCTACAAATTCTTTAATCATTCCTCTTCGTagctgtggccatttatgatccagtcagcaacacatcaacacaccaaGCAATAACATAAAttcttcagtcattcctcttcattgATGTGGTCATTTATGATCCATTCAGCAACATACCCAACAAGCCCTTGATAGGGGCACCAACAACTACCACTCTAGAAACACAGTGTCAAGATCAGACAACTCAGACATGACCCCTTGTAGTCTGTGAGCACCTCAGCCACAGCCATTGTCTTGCTTTTTAGCAGccaacactgaaaaaaaaaaaaaacactgtattTACTTGATTTTATTGTGTACATTGGTGGCACATGAATGGAATGTCTAGAATTAGTCCTGTATTTCTCTTTCGGTTTACAAAAATGATCCATGCCATGGGTACCCAATTTGATCAAGTAATTCCAATGAAATTGTTTAAATTAAGtttacataaaatattcatGTAATTCCAACGTCATTGTGTTATACAGTTGGACGCATGTACTGAGAGTAGGATGTACCTAGTATTGCCACATCAATGTTAAAGGAAGATAGGTATCTTAAAATGAAACATGCTGCAATTCAGAAGCATTCATTGAGGTTGAAAACATGTGCCATAGAACCACTGACTTTGCATATGGTCAATACCTAATGCAGTCATGGTGGGAGTATGCATGGTTCATCTCAAAGTATATAATGGTCACTAAGCGTAACCCTCAAAAAAAAGACCCATGGCAACACAGTTAGCTGAGTGATTCTCTCATCATTCTTGCAAAGGCTCATAGGAACACAATGAAATATTGACACCAAGGCATACATTTGCCTTACTGGTTTAGTACTTAGATGCTATACATTGATCTTACATGATTCTGTTGGATAAATTCATTGCTGTGGCAAAATATGTCAGTTCAACGTAATAACATTGtgtttgaaagaaaaacatgagctTGTCTAATTTcatgttttgtggtttagtaacTGTGACAAACCTTATTTTCCTTTCTTCCCAGTATTCGCTTACCTTACGTGATTCAATTAGAAAA from Alosa alosa isolate M-15738 ecotype Scorff River chromosome 1, AALO_Geno_1.1, whole genome shotgun sequence harbors:
- the LOC125306735 gene encoding signaling lymphocytic activation molecule-like, with product MSAEGDESGMPDTTVEPSGCNVGKPMVTVLQHYHSRTKLKTNCSVECSVENGREVTLSWYRGNYMLNQTSSPDLNMTLRIPLEVEHHDDSIYSCVAANPVSNQTTFLNISATCSAPPDSVRSKRSHSLLIGLLLILILISFCVVLPFCFKRKLEAENPSEEPQYSILALKIPVLFTLLQAILREVAKQVPLIQRNCYQ